Proteins encoded in a region of the Meiothermus sp. QL-1 genome:
- a CDS encoding universal stress protein: MYKKILMPTDGSAASQKAIREGLELARHTGASVTFLYVLESISYSLWISPESVPYGLELVEDLKRVGQEALDRAAELARAAGVAYETRLVEGRPVEVILAEARQHDLIVMGTHGRSGLDRFMLGSVTEAVLHRSDKPVLVLRSR, from the coding sequence ATGTACAAAAAAATCCTGATGCCCACCGATGGCAGCGCGGCCAGCCAGAAGGCCATACGCGAGGGGCTGGAGCTGGCCAGGCACACCGGTGCCAGCGTGACCTTCCTTTATGTGCTGGAGAGCATCAGCTACAGCCTCTGGATTAGCCCTGAGAGCGTGCCCTATGGTCTTGAGCTGGTGGAGGACCTCAAGCGGGTAGGCCAGGAGGCCCTGGACAGGGCCGCCGAGCTAGCCCGGGCCGCTGGGGTAGCCTACGAGACCAGGCTGGTGGAGGGCCGACCGGTAGAGGTCATTCTGGCCGAGGCGAGACAGCACGACCTGATTGTGATGGGCACCCATGGGCGCAGCGGGTTGGACCGTTTCATGCTGGGCTCGGTGACCGAGGCGGTCCTCCACCGCTCCGATAAGCCAGTACTGGTGCTGCGCAGCCGCTAG
- the tsaE gene encoding tRNA (adenosine(37)-N6)-threonylcarbamoyltransferase complex ATPase subunit type 1 TsaE — protein sequence MLRSLEDTRALAQKLAEKLPAGSLVLLTGPVGAGKTTLVKFMAEALGFRGGVTSPTYTLIHEYPTPQGLLVHIDAYRLEEQEELYRLGLEDYLPEARLVLVEWGRPEVFPDSLEVRLTPVGEERQVELIPHGRAQVPRLA from the coding sequence GTGCTGAGGAGCCTCGAGGACACCCGCGCCCTTGCCCAGAAGCTTGCGGAGAAGCTGCCTGCCGGCAGCCTGGTGCTCCTCACAGGGCCTGTGGGTGCAGGCAAGACCACCCTGGTGAAGTTCATGGCCGAGGCCCTGGGCTTCAGGGGCGGGGTGACCAGCCCCACCTACACCCTCATCCACGAGTACCCCACCCCCCAGGGCCTGTTGGTGCATATCGACGCCTACCGCCTGGAGGAGCAGGAGGAACTCTACCGCCTGGGCCTGGAGGACTACCTGCCGGAGGCCCGCCTGGTGCTTGTGGAGTGGGGGCGGCCCGAGGTTTTCCCGGATAGCCTCGAGGTGCGCCTAACCCCTGTGGGGGAAGAGCGCCAGGTGGAGCTCATTCCCCATGGCCGGGCTCAGGTGCCCAGGCTGGCCTGA
- a CDS encoding TCR/Tet family MFS transporter yields MVPNRTASMPFILASVLISVMGLGLVIPVLPKLIEELSGSVEAGARLNGLFFAAYALMQFTFAPILGMLSDRYGRRPVLLASSLGTGVDYLVAALTQSLWVLFLARLIAGALGASLATANAYVADISKPEERARNFGLVGATFGMGFVLGPVVGGLLGNLDLRLPFYFAAGLALLNFLYGYFALPESLRPERQPQARSLNPFAALGILGKTPVLRGLSSSLALVFLAFGILQSVWVLYTGYRFGWRPLEVGLSLFLVGLGGVVVQAGLVRPAVAWLGERRALLLAQSLGVFAYALYGLATQGWMMYAVIPLAALGNLGQPLAQALLTREVSPQAQGALQGALSGVQSLTVAVGGLVGGLLFALAARLEPAALVGLPFFVGSLLYLLAALNTARLFRKA; encoded by the coding sequence ATGGTCCCAAACCGCACCGCCTCCATGCCGTTCATCCTGGCCTCGGTGCTCATCAGCGTTATGGGGCTGGGGCTGGTGATTCCGGTACTGCCCAAGCTCATCGAGGAGTTATCGGGCAGCGTGGAGGCCGGCGCCAGGCTCAACGGCCTGTTTTTCGCTGCCTACGCGCTGATGCAGTTTACCTTCGCCCCTATCTTAGGCATGCTCTCCGACCGCTACGGGCGCCGCCCGGTGCTCCTGGCCTCGTCGCTGGGCACGGGCGTGGACTACCTGGTTGCGGCCCTGACGCAGTCTTTGTGGGTGCTGTTCCTGGCCCGGCTCATCGCTGGGGCCCTGGGCGCCAGCCTGGCGACGGCGAACGCGTACGTCGCCGACATCTCCAAACCCGAAGAGCGCGCGCGCAACTTCGGCCTGGTTGGGGCTACCTTCGGCATGGGCTTCGTGCTGGGGCCGGTGGTGGGGGGGCTGCTGGGGAACCTGGACCTGCGGTTGCCCTTCTACTTCGCAGCCGGGCTGGCCTTGCTGAACTTCCTCTACGGCTACTTCGCGCTGCCAGAATCGCTCAGGCCAGAACGCCAGCCCCAGGCCCGGTCGCTCAACCCCTTCGCTGCCCTGGGCATTTTGGGCAAGACCCCCGTGCTGCGCGGCCTTAGCTCGAGCCTGGCGCTGGTTTTTCTGGCCTTTGGCATCCTGCAGAGCGTATGGGTGCTGTACACCGGTTACAGGTTTGGCTGGCGGCCGCTCGAGGTTGGCCTCTCGCTCTTCCTGGTCGGGCTGGGCGGGGTGGTGGTCCAGGCCGGGCTGGTGCGGCCCGCCGTGGCCTGGCTGGGGGAACGGCGGGCGTTGCTGCTGGCCCAAAGCCTGGGGGTCTTTGCCTACGCCCTATATGGCCTCGCCACCCAGGGCTGGATGATGTATGCGGTCATCCCCCTGGCCGCCCTGGGCAACCTGGGGCAGCCGCTCGCCCAAGCCCTCCTGACCCGCGAGGTCTCCCCCCAGGCCCAGGGCGCCCTACAAGGGGCTCTATCGGGCGTGCAAAGCCTTACGGTGGCCGTGGGGGGGCTTGTGGGCGGGCTTCTGTTCGCCCTGGCTGCCCGGCTGGAGCCAGCCGCCCTAGTCGGGTTGCCCTTCTTCGTGGGCAGCCTGCTCTACCTGCTGGCCGCGCTCAACACCGCCCGCCTTTTCCGCAAGGCCTAG
- a CDS encoding C45 family peptidase has translation MLPYLRLSGTPYEQGLAQGKALAEAIAHNLELYFRRFEVECRLVPAEARERGARYLEAIRRQSPAYAQGMEGIAAGSGQPLVDIATLNVRYELVYHQFSHEPPNGCTAFALMPAYSADGRLWMGQNWDWMEGVRGAVQHVTEPDGTRVLAFTEAGIFGGKIGLNSHGLGLCINGLVSKGDDWALLARPFHLRTYEALRARNLEEAKRILLQRPHGTSANFLVGQGGRAVDLEVSPMGIALWEDERQLVHANHYLDPGRFGIEVPPIEWLDRSHHRAERLGQRLREVERPGLEDLKAALADRDGAPYAVCRTASPEEYALGEPYRTVVSVIMNLGTGELWISDGPPHENPYVCYHV, from the coding sequence GTGCTGCCCTACCTGCGCCTTTCCGGAACCCCCTACGAGCAGGGCCTGGCCCAGGGCAAAGCCCTGGCCGAGGCCATTGCGCACAACCTGGAGCTTTACTTCCGCCGTTTCGAGGTGGAGTGCCGGCTGGTCCCCGCTGAGGCCCGCGAGCGAGGGGCGCGGTACCTGGAGGCCATCCGCCGGCAAAGCCCGGCCTATGCCCAGGGTATGGAGGGCATTGCAGCGGGCTCGGGCCAGCCTTTGGTGGACATCGCCACCCTCAACGTGCGCTACGAGCTCGTCTACCACCAGTTCAGCCATGAGCCCCCCAACGGCTGCACGGCCTTTGCTCTGATGCCTGCCTATAGCGCCGACGGCAGGCTCTGGATGGGGCAGAACTGGGACTGGATGGAGGGGGTGCGGGGGGCCGTTCAGCACGTTACCGAGCCCGACGGCACGCGGGTGCTGGCTTTTACCGAGGCGGGGATCTTCGGGGGCAAGATTGGCCTCAACTCGCATGGGCTGGGCCTCTGTATCAACGGCCTGGTCTCTAAGGGCGACGACTGGGCCCTTCTGGCCCGGCCCTTCCACCTGCGCACCTACGAGGCCCTGCGCGCCAGGAACCTGGAGGAAGCCAAGCGCATCCTGCTACAGCGGCCCCATGGCACCTCGGCCAACTTCTTGGTGGGGCAGGGCGGTCGGGCGGTGGACCTCGAGGTCTCGCCCATGGGCATCGCCCTTTGGGAGGACGAGCGCCAGTTGGTGCACGCCAACCACTACCTGGACCCCGGGCGTTTTGGCATCGAGGTGCCCCCCATCGAGTGGCTCGACCGCTCGCACCATCGGGCCGAGCGGCTAGGCCAGCGCCTCAGGGAGGTGGAGCGCCCAGGGTTGGAGGACCTCAAGGCCGCGCTTGCTGACCGCGACGGGGCGCCCTACGCGGTCTGCCGCACCGCCAGCCCGGAGGAGTACGCCTTGGGTGAGCCCTACCGCACCGTTGTTTCGGTGATCATGAACCTGGGCACCGGGGAGCTTTGGATTTCCGATGGTCCGCCCCACGAGAACCCCTACGTCTGCTACCACGTCTAG
- a CDS encoding N-acetylmuramoyl-L-alanine amidase produces MRLSAFLVLFFPLALAFPRLGLHEGYTRLVFDLDARAQYQIAQTADTLTLRFTGVAPSPSDTEVGSPQVASYQVVPTPQGAQVFVRLRPGVEVRTTLLDDGPRRRLVVDVLTVNRPASQAPSRTNTRPAPPPRIVVLDPGHGGVDPGAVGFVVEKEVTLDLALRVRRILEREGIQVVLTRERDVHLSPNKATDLGLRAEMANSRRNLFVSIHVNSAPNPAQGIEVYYFGNTLDPALLAQVIRENGGGELGRRLTREAQQVSERLMSDLIAQSNLKFSRQLAHYVQASLLQATGAVDRGVRQAPFYVLRNARIPAILVEVGFANHPVEGRRLQTSAYRQALAEGLARGILRFLGNGG; encoded by the coding sequence ATGCGATTGTCTGCTTTTCTGGTGCTGTTTTTTCCCCTTGCGCTGGCTTTTCCCCGCTTGGGGCTGCACGAGGGTTACACCCGGCTGGTCTTCGACCTGGACGCCAGGGCGCAGTACCAGATAGCCCAGACCGCGGACACCCTTACCCTGCGCTTTACCGGCGTGGCCCCAAGCCCTAGCGATACCGAGGTGGGCTCACCCCAGGTGGCCTCCTACCAGGTGGTGCCCACCCCCCAAGGGGCCCAGGTCTTCGTGCGCCTCAGGCCGGGGGTGGAGGTCAGGACCACCCTGCTGGACGATGGGCCCCGCCGGCGGCTGGTGGTGGACGTGCTCACGGTGAACCGGCCTGCCTCCCAAGCCCCCAGCCGCACCAACACCAGGCCTGCCCCCCCTCCCAGGATTGTGGTGCTCGACCCGGGCCACGGGGGGGTGGACCCGGGGGCGGTGGGTTTTGTGGTGGAGAAGGAGGTTACGCTGGACCTGGCTTTGCGGGTGCGGCGCATTCTGGAGCGGGAGGGCATTCAGGTGGTGCTCACCCGCGAGCGCGATGTCCACCTTTCCCCCAATAAGGCCACCGACCTGGGTCTGCGGGCCGAGATGGCCAACTCCAGGCGCAACCTGTTCGTTTCTATTCATGTCAACAGCGCCCCCAACCCCGCCCAGGGTATAGAGGTCTACTACTTCGGCAACACCCTGGACCCGGCCCTTCTGGCCCAGGTAATCCGGGAGAACGGTGGGGGGGAGCTGGGCCGGCGCCTGACCCGCGAGGCCCAGCAGGTAAGCGAGCGGCTGATGAGCGATCTCATCGCGCAGTCCAACCTCAAGTTTTCCCGTCAACTGGCCCACTACGTGCAGGCCTCCTTGCTCCAGGCCACCGGCGCGGTGGACCGGGGGGTGCGGCAGGCGCCCTTCTACGTGCTGCGCAACGCGCGGATCCCGGCCATTCTGGTGGAAGTGGGCTTCGCCAACCACCCGGTGGAGGGGCGCAGGCTCCAGACCTCGGCTTACCGCCAGGCCCTGGCCGAGGGGCTGGCCCGCGGTATTCTGCGCTTCCTTGGCAACGGGGGTTGA